From a single Candidatus Edwardsbacteria bacterium RifOxyA12_full_54_48 genomic region:
- a CDS encoding UDP-N-acetylglucosamine 2-epimerase produces the protein MKFLTVIGARPQFIKAAPLSRALREKHREILVHTGQHYDYGMSQQFFRELHIPRPDYNLEVGSGLHGAQTAAMLAKLEPVVIRQKPDAIIIFGDTNSTLAGALIAAKLHIPLAHIEAGMRSFNRMMPEEVNRVVADHLSNMHFCSTNTAVKNLKKEGITNGLYLVGDIMYDALKDILPTQDRTAKIIKRLSLVPGDYLLVTIHRAENTDHPDNLSAIMEALLSSGKKAVFPVHPRTEKKLKEFLLWDKLKRSDNILLIPPQGYSESLSLQSAAHAVVTDSGGIQKEAYLLKTPCLTVRRETEWVETVKTGWNQLVGPDKKRILKALAGLKPPAAHPDLYGRGRAARLIVGHLERHLDR, from the coding sequence ATGAAGTTTTTAACCGTCATCGGGGCCCGCCCCCAGTTCATCAAGGCCGCCCCGCTCTCCCGGGCCCTGAGGGAAAAGCACCGGGAGATCCTGGTGCACACCGGCCAGCATTACGATTACGGTATGTCCCAGCAGTTCTTCAGGGAGCTGCACATTCCCCGGCCGGATTATAACCTGGAGGTGGGCTCCGGCCTGCACGGGGCCCAGACCGCCGCCATGCTGGCCAAGCTGGAGCCGGTGGTCATCCGGCAGAAACCCGATGCCATCATAATCTTCGGCGACACCAATTCCACCCTGGCCGGGGCGCTGATAGCCGCCAAGCTGCATATCCCGCTGGCCCATATCGAGGCCGGCATGCGCAGCTTCAATAGGATGATGCCGGAGGAGGTCAACCGGGTGGTGGCCGATCACCTGTCGAATATGCATTTCTGCTCCACCAACACTGCGGTGAAGAACCTGAAGAAAGAGGGGATAACCAACGGCCTCTACCTGGTGGGCGACATCATGTACGATGCCCTGAAGGATATTCTCCCCACCCAGGACCGGACCGCAAAAATAATCAAGCGGCTGTCGCTGGTGCCGGGAGATTATCTGTTGGTGACCATCCACCGGGCGGAGAATACCGACCACCCCGATAACCTATCGGCCATAATGGAGGCCCTGCTCTCATCCGGCAAAAAGGCGGTCTTCCCGGTCCATCCCCGCACCGAGAAAAAGCTGAAGGAATTTTTGCTGTGGGATAAGTTAAAAAGATCGGATAACATCCTGCTGATCCCTCCCCAGGGGTACAGTGAATCACTGAGTCTGCAGTCGGCCGCCCATGCGGTGGTCACCGATTCCGGAGGCATCCAGAAGGAGGCCTACCTGCTGAAAACCCCCTGTTTGACCGTGCGCCGCGAGACCGAATGGGTGGAGACGGTCAAGACCGGCTGGAATCAGCTGGTGGGGCCGGACAAAAAACGCATCTTAAAAGCCCTGGCCGGGTTGAAGCCGCCGGCCGCCCATCCCGATCTTTACGGCCGGGGCCGGGCCGCCCGGCTGATAGTGGGGCATCTGGAAAGGCACCTGGACAGATGA
- a CDS encoding glutamine-hydrolyzing GMP synthase, whose protein sequence is MDRINIIDFGSQYTQLIARKVREQKVYCQIIPCNAGTEKILAGNPSGLILSGGPSSLFDKNAPTIDAGIFSAGIPILGICYGMQLTALLLGGKVQRSREREYGHAILKLARNDSAGWLFSGMPDATQVWMSHGDSVLKAPAGFETIASTDSCRIAAMADKKRRIYGLQFHPEVAHTLNGHKMLSGFLFKVCGCKGDWTMDSIIEQSVQSIQVQAGKAKVVLGLSGGVDSSVAAVLISRALGNQLHCIFVDNGLLRMNERQEVEKVFKKQFRIPLMTVDASKRFYSKLKNVQDPEKKRKIIGREFIEIFAGAAKKIGKVGFLAQGTIYPDVIESVSFKGPSATIKSHHNVGGLPKNMRNLKLIEPLRELFKDEVRQVGLSLGLPREMVMRHPFPGPGLAVRVLGEVNKERCDTLRAADRIFIEEIRNAGWYDRISQALAVLLPIRAVGVMGDERTYQNVLALRAVNTTDFMTAEWTRLPEDLLARVSNRIVNEVKGINRVVYDISNKPPATIEWE, encoded by the coding sequence TTGGACAGGATAAACATCATAGATTTCGGCTCGCAGTATACCCAGCTGATCGCCCGCAAGGTCAGGGAGCAGAAGGTCTATTGCCAGATCATCCCCTGCAATGCCGGGACCGAAAAAATCCTGGCGGGGAATCCCAGCGGGCTGATCCTGTCCGGCGGGCCATCCAGCCTGTTCGACAAGAACGCCCCCACCATCGACGCCGGAATATTCTCCGCCGGAATACCCATCCTGGGCATCTGCTACGGCATGCAGCTGACCGCCCTGCTGCTGGGGGGGAAGGTGCAGCGAAGCCGGGAGCGGGAATACGGCCACGCCATTTTAAAACTGGCCCGCAATGATTCGGCCGGCTGGCTGTTCTCCGGGATGCCGGACGCCACCCAGGTGTGGATGAGCCATGGGGACAGCGTGCTCAAGGCCCCGGCGGGCTTCGAGACCATCGCCTCCACCGACAGCTGCCGGATAGCGGCCATGGCCGACAAGAAGCGCCGGATCTACGGGCTTCAGTTCCATCCCGAAGTGGCCCACACCCTGAACGGCCACAAGATGCTGTCCGGCTTTTTATTCAAGGTCTGCGGCTGCAAGGGCGACTGGACCATGGACTCCATCATCGAACAATCGGTCCAAAGCATCCAGGTGCAGGCCGGCAAGGCCAAAGTGGTGCTGGGCCTTTCCGGCGGGGTGGATTCCTCGGTGGCGGCGGTGCTGATCTCCCGGGCCCTGGGAAATCAATTGCACTGCATCTTCGTGGACAACGGCCTGCTGAGGATGAACGAACGCCAGGAGGTGGAGAAGGTCTTCAAAAAGCAGTTCCGGATACCGTTGATGACCGTGGACGCCTCCAAAAGATTCTACAGCAAACTGAAGAATGTTCAGGATCCCGAAAAAAAGCGGAAGATAATCGGAAGGGAATTCATAGAGATATTCGCCGGAGCGGCCAAAAAGATCGGCAAAGTGGGCTTTCTGGCCCAGGGCACCATCTATCCCGATGTGATCGAGTCGGTCTCCTTCAAGGGTCCCTCGGCCACCATCAAGAGCCATCACAATGTGGGCGGGCTTCCCAAGAACATGCGCAACCTTAAGCTGATCGAGCCCCTGCGGGAACTTTTTAAGGACGAGGTCAGGCAGGTGGGGCTGTCCCTGGGGCTGCCCCGGGAGATGGTGATGCGCCACCCCTTCCCGGGACCCGGCCTGGCGGTGCGGGTTCTGGGGGAGGTAAACAAGGAACGCTGCGACACCCTGCGGGCGGCCGACCGCATCTTCATCGAGGAGATCAGAAACGCCGGATGGTACGACCGCATCTCCCAGGCCCTGGCGGTGCTGCTGCCGATCCGGGCGGTGGGGGTGATGGGCGACGAACGGACCTACCAGAACGTGCTGGCCCTGCGGGCGGTCAACACCACCGACTTCATGACCGCCGAATGGACCCGGCTGCCGGAAGATCTTCTGGCCCGGGTCTCCAACCGGATCGTCAACGAGGTCAAGGGCATCAACCGGGTGGTCTACGACATCTCCAACAAGCCGCCGGCCACCATCGAGTGGGAATGA
- a CDS encoding transposase, which translates to MGSTLTHLIYHIVFSTKGRQNIVAPALQEILYPYIGGIIRGEKGAMLKIGGAADHVHILASLPPTLSVSEALRRIKGNSSKWVNENGNIKIHFEWQRGYGAFTLGESMIETVSRYIENQEEHHRVKGFKEEYLLFLKERGITYDERYIWD; encoded by the coding sequence ATGGGCAGCACCTTGACGCATCTGATCTATCACATTGTGTTTTCGACCAAAGGCCGACAGAATATCGTCGCCCCGGCCTTGCAAGAAATCTTGTATCCTTACATAGGCGGCATAATCCGCGGTGAAAAGGGAGCGATGCTCAAAATCGGCGGTGCAGCCGACCACGTTCATATCCTTGCTTCCCTGCCCCCAACCCTGTCTGTTTCCGAAGCCCTGCGCCGCATCAAGGGAAACTCCTCCAAATGGGTGAACGAAAACGGCAACATAAAAATCCATTTTGAATGGCAGAGGGGCTACGGCGCTTTCACCCTGGGCGAATCCATGATTGAAACGGTCTCGCGTTATATTGAAAACCAGGAGGAACACCACAGGGTAAAAGGTTTTAAGGAAGAATATCTATTGTTTTTGAAAGAACGGGGGATCACATATGACGAGCGTTACATTTGGGATTAG
- a CDS encoding amidohydrolase translates to MAKNIIINAETLFDGKRKLNNVSVVIENDKIIEIGKKRQKADFTGVVTPAFIDAHSHIGMARFGEPGAEDEANDITDQFLPINDPLNSVYFDDLAFREAVDFGVLYSCIVPGSGNLLGGRAMIIKNYARHRQEALLRDYGYKMALGYNPRSTHKWKGTRPNTRMGIYGMLEKKFDSVLLKKQKTELARDKKLKELDIKVRSGEKKMNREDVEFEKKTIEKEYQLDFDCEERALLELLEGRKTAKVHVHKEDDVLYLIELAKKYQIKVTADHLGDVHHKEIFDQLANNDIPVVYGPLGSLPYKVELKNESYKNTELLMKSKAHYGLMTDHPVIMAPALRDSLKFFLIFGMKEEEAVSLISYKNAAILGIDDILGSVEPGKLASLTVWDRNPLQMAAYPNCVMAEGKVIRKGM, encoded by the coding sequence ATGGCCAAGAACATCATCATCAACGCCGAGACCCTGTTCGACGGAAAGAGGAAGCTGAACAACGTCTCGGTGGTCATCGAGAACGACAAAATAATTGAGATCGGCAAGAAGAGACAGAAGGCCGATTTCACCGGGGTGGTCACCCCGGCCTTCATCGACGCCCACTCCCACATCGGGATGGCCCGCTTCGGCGAGCCGGGGGCCGAGGATGAGGCCAACGACATCACCGACCAGTTCCTGCCCATCAACGACCCCCTGAACAGCGTCTATTTCGACGACCTGGCCTTCCGGGAGGCGGTGGATTTCGGGGTGCTGTACAGCTGCATCGTCCCCGGCAGCGGCAATCTGCTGGGGGGCCGGGCCATGATCATCAAGAATTATGCCCGCCATCGCCAGGAGGCCCTGCTTAGGGACTACGGCTACAAGATGGCCCTGGGCTATAATCCCCGTTCCACTCACAAATGGAAAGGGACCAGGCCCAATACCCGGATGGGCATCTACGGGATGCTGGAGAAGAAGTTCGACTCGGTGCTGCTGAAGAAACAGAAGACAGAGCTGGCCCGGGACAAAAAGCTAAAGGAGCTGGACATCAAGGTTCGGAGCGGCGAGAAGAAGATGAACCGGGAGGACGTGGAGTTTGAGAAGAAGACCATCGAGAAGGAATACCAGCTGGATTTCGACTGCGAGGAGAGGGCCCTGCTGGAGCTGTTGGAGGGCAGGAAGACCGCCAAGGTCCACGTCCACAAGGAGGACGACGTGCTGTACCTGATCGAGCTGGCGAAAAAATACCAGATCAAGGTCACCGCCGACCACCTGGGCGACGTGCATCACAAGGAGATCTTCGACCAGCTGGCCAATAACGACATCCCGGTGGTCTACGGCCCGCTGGGGTCCCTGCCCTACAAGGTGGAGCTGAAGAACGAGAGCTACAAGAACACCGAACTGCTGATGAAATCGAAAGCCCATTACGGACTGATGACCGACCATCCGGTGATCATGGCCCCGGCCCTGCGGGACAGCCTGAAGTTCTTCCTTATCTTCGGGATGAAGGAGGAGGAGGCCGTCTCGCTGATCAGCTACAAGAATGCCGCGATCCTGGGGATAGACGACATCCTGGGCAGCGTGGAGCCGGGCAAGCTGGCCAGCCTGACGGTGTGGGACCGGAACCCGCTGCAGATGGCGGCCTATCCCAACTGCGTGATGGCCGAGGGCAAGGTGATCCGGAAGGGGATGTAA
- a CDS encoding peptidase M48 codes for MKNQSLLPALALCTFFALSCSTVPITGRQQLDLVPAGEMMAMSYQQYDQFLKENKLSTDQKQTETVKRVGLNIQHAVEGYFAQHNLKSELDGFAWEFNLVESKEVNAWCMPGGKVVFYTGIIPVAKNEAGLAVVMGHEVAHAVAKHGNERMSQGLLQQMGGMALQKALEDKPQQTQQIWMTAFGLGSQLGVMLPYSRLQENEADRLGMIFMAKAGYDPNAALDFWQRMSQDSGVKPPEFLSTHPSDEVRIKNIKTLIPEAMKYYKKP; via the coding sequence ATGAAAAATCAGTCATTATTGCCGGCACTGGCGTTGTGCACTTTCTTTGCCTTATCTTGCTCCACCGTACCGATCACCGGAAGGCAGCAGTTGGACCTGGTTCCGGCCGGGGAGATGATGGCCATGAGCTACCAGCAGTATGACCAGTTCCTGAAGGAGAACAAGCTGAGCACCGACCAAAAACAGACCGAGACTGTCAAAAGAGTGGGGTTAAACATCCAGCACGCGGTGGAGGGTTATTTTGCCCAGCATAACCTTAAATCAGAACTGGACGGATTCGCCTGGGAATTCAACCTGGTAGAGAGCAAGGAAGTCAATGCCTGGTGCATGCCCGGGGGTAAGGTGGTCTTTTATACCGGCATAATCCCGGTAGCAAAAAATGAAGCCGGGCTGGCGGTGGTAATGGGCCATGAGGTCGCTCACGCTGTAGCCAAGCATGGCAACGAAAGAATGAGCCAGGGACTGCTGCAACAGATGGGCGGCATGGCCCTGCAGAAGGCGCTGGAGGACAAACCGCAGCAGACCCAGCAGATCTGGATGACCGCCTTCGGGCTGGGCTCGCAGCTGGGGGTGATGCTGCCATACAGTCGCCTGCAGGAGAACGAGGCTGACCGATTGGGCATGATTTTTATGGCCAAGGCCGGTTACGACCCGAACGCGGCACTGGATTTTTGGCAGAGGATGAGCCAGGATTCCGGCGTTAAACCACCGGAGTTTTTAAGCACCCACCCCTCGGACGAGGTTAGAATCAAGAACATCAAGACCCTAATCCCTGAAGCCATGAAGTACTACAAAAAACCATAG
- a CDS encoding AAA family ATPase has product MDYLKFYGMTDQPFSNAPDNRFYYDSPQHSKAILKLSHAAEMMKGLAVVLGDIGTGKTTISRRMLEILPDDQFETGLLVIVHSEVSPGWLISKIALQMGVEKPAETKAGMVGQLYEQLMKIYNEGRRAVIIIDEANMLKNKEIMEEMRGLLNMEVSGSMLITFLLFGLPDLEQCLALDPPLRERIAVKHKLEPLTSESTRGYIQYRLAVVGCQHELFTDSAYEFIHFYSDGKPRLINTICDNALLEGSMSGIQQIDESLIETVVSDLGLKSEADETGGKNKQPVF; this is encoded by the coding sequence ATGGACTACCTAAAATTTTATGGTATGACCGACCAGCCGTTCTCCAACGCTCCCGACAACCGATTCTACTACGACAGCCCCCAGCATTCCAAGGCCATCCTCAAGCTGTCCCATGCCGCCGAGATGATGAAGGGGCTGGCGGTGGTTTTGGGCGACATCGGCACCGGAAAGACCACCATCTCCCGGCGAATGCTGGAGATCCTGCCGGACGACCAGTTCGAGACCGGCCTGCTGGTGATCGTTCACTCCGAGGTCAGCCCGGGCTGGCTGATCTCCAAGATCGCCCTGCAGATGGGGGTGGAGAAGCCGGCTGAAACCAAGGCCGGGATGGTGGGCCAGCTCTACGAACAGCTGATGAAGATCTACAACGAGGGCCGCAGGGCGGTGATCATCATCGACGAGGCCAACATGCTCAAGAACAAGGAGATCATGGAGGAGATGCGGGGCCTGCTGAACATGGAGGTCTCCGGCAGCATGCTGATAACCTTCCTGCTGTTCGGGCTGCCCGATCTGGAGCAGTGCCTGGCATTGGATCCCCCCTTGAGGGAGCGGATCGCGGTCAAGCACAAGCTGGAGCCGCTGACCTCGGAGTCCACCCGGGGCTACATCCAGTACCGCCTGGCGGTGGTGGGCTGCCAGCACGAGCTGTTCACCGATTCGGCCTACGAGTTCATCCATTTCTACTCCGACGGCAAGCCCCGCCTGATAAACACCATCTGCGACAACGCCCTGCTGGAGGGATCCATGAGCGGCATCCAGCAGATAGACGAATCGCTGATCGAGACGGTGGTCAGCGACCTGGGCCTCAAGAGCGAGGCCGACGAAACGGGCGGCAAGAACAAACAGCCGGTGTTTTGA
- a CDS encoding phosphoglycerate mutase (catalyzes the interconversion of 3-phosphoglycerate and 2-phosphoglycerate; this enzyme does not require the cofactor 2,3-bisphosphoglycerate as a phosphate donor; BPG-independent PGAM; aPGAM), with protein sequence MLDDSLLQELLVSNDKKIVLIVADGLGGLPRERDGQTELEAAAKPHIDALAIKSVCGLTVPVSHGITPGSGPAHLSLFGYDPVKYQIGRGVLEALGIGLEMTPRDVAARANFATMDPQGLITDRRAGRIPTEKNLELCAKLQAAIPAIDGVEVMIRHGKEHRFVVLFRGDGLSGNLHDTDPQREGLAAIEPKAFFEEDLKLAGVAAKFVARANQVLKDQHPANTILLRGFAKHPDIPSLNKRFGLKAAAIAAYPMYKGLAKLVGMTELDTGQTIEDEFETLRLYYNDFDFFYIHIKKTDSYGEDGNFNAKVQVITELDDAMPMVSKLNPEVLVITGDHSTPARMKGHSWHPNPFMLHSPYVRPDGLDSFNERNCAYGSLGCFPAVEAMPLMLANALKLGKFGA encoded by the coding sequence ATGCTGGACGATTCGTTGTTGCAGGAACTGCTGGTCAGCAATGATAAGAAGATAGTGCTGATAGTGGCCGACGGCCTGGGCGGTCTGCCTCGGGAGAGGGACGGCCAGACCGAACTGGAGGCGGCCGCCAAGCCGCATATCGACGCCCTGGCCATTAAATCGGTCTGCGGGCTGACGGTCCCCGTTTCCCACGGCATCACCCCCGGCAGCGGCCCGGCCCACCTGTCGCTGTTCGGGTACGATCCGGTCAAATACCAGATCGGCCGGGGGGTGCTGGAGGCTCTGGGCATCGGCCTGGAGATGACCCCGCGGGACGTGGCGGCCCGGGCCAACTTCGCCACCATGGATCCCCAGGGGCTGATCACCGACCGCCGGGCCGGCCGGATCCCCACCGAGAAGAACCTGGAGCTGTGCGCCAAACTGCAGGCGGCCATCCCGGCCATCGACGGGGTGGAGGTGATGATCCGGCACGGCAAGGAGCACCGCTTTGTGGTGCTGTTCCGGGGCGACGGGCTCTCCGGCAACCTGCACGACACCGATCCCCAGAGGGAGGGTTTGGCAGCCATAGAGCCCAAGGCCTTCTTCGAGGAGGACCTCAAGCTGGCCGGGGTGGCGGCCAAATTCGTCGCCCGGGCCAACCAGGTGCTCAAGGACCAGCATCCGGCCAATACCATTTTACTGCGGGGCTTTGCCAAACATCCCGACATCCCCTCCCTGAACAAGAGATTCGGCCTCAAAGCCGCGGCCATCGCCGCCTATCCCATGTACAAGGGGCTGGCCAAGCTGGTGGGGATGACCGAGCTGGACACCGGCCAGACCATCGAGGACGAGTTCGAGACCCTGCGGCTGTATTACAACGATTTCGATTTCTTCTACATCCACATCAAGAAGACCGATTCCTACGGCGAAGACGGCAATTTCAACGCCAAGGTCCAGGTGATCACCGAGCTGGACGACGCCATGCCGATGGTCAGCAAGCTGAACCCGGAGGTGCTGGTGATAACCGGGGACCATTCCACCCCGGCCCGGATGAAGGGCCACAGCTGGCACCCCAACCCCTTCATGCTGCACTCGCCCTATGTCCGGCCGGACGGCCTGGACAGCTTCAACGAGCGGAACTGCGCCTACGGCAGCCTGGGCTGCTTCCCGGCGGTGGAGGCCATGCCCCTGATGCTGGCCAACGCCCTGAAGCTGGGCAAGTTCGGGGCCTAG
- a CDS encoding bifunctional phosphoribosylaminoimidazolecarboxamide formyltransferase/IMP cyclohydrolase — protein MQIKRALISVFDKTGIDKFARELAAQGYEIVSSGGTARHLREKGIDVIDVSDVTGFPEMLDGRVKTLHPRIHAGILACRHIPAHMEKLRQNDIAPIDLVAVNLYPFEQTVAKPGVTEEQAIENIDIGGPSLIRAAAKNYQAVAVLTSPEQYQPLLDEIKQYKEVSLETRKKLAVLAFELTGRYDLAINNYFSQRIAGGQELPVGINLSLDKAIGLRYGENPHQKAGFYIPSGAQIPFQQIHGKEISYNNILDLSAAWELIQEFKKPSCAIIKHTNPCGCATAGTLVQAYVLASQGELPPEPISRFGGIISFNRPLDTETALQIAAPGSFYEVIAAPDFDPGVKDIFAGRKGWGQNVRLVKMDKDAVRSGRLARSAAGGYLIQRPDDMVLDEKILQHVSGPAPTEDLMTDLTFAYRVVKHLKSNAIAIAKDQQLIGAGAGQMNRLASVRLALRQAGDRAIGSVLASDGFFPFHDNIEEAAAGGIAAIIQPGGSVKDAEVIQKAQELNITMLLTGHRHFRH, from the coding sequence ATGCAGATAAAACGCGCCCTGATAAGCGTCTTCGATAAGACCGGGATTGATAAGTTCGCCCGGGAGCTGGCCGCCCAGGGCTACGAGATTGTCTCCAGCGGCGGGACAGCCAGGCATCTGCGGGAGAAGGGGATCGATGTGATAGACGTCTCCGACGTCACCGGGTTCCCCGAGATGCTGGATGGACGGGTCAAGACCCTGCATCCCCGGATCCATGCCGGGATCCTGGCCTGCCGCCACATCCCGGCCCACATGGAGAAACTCAGGCAGAACGACATCGCCCCCATCGACCTGGTGGCGGTCAACCTGTACCCCTTTGAGCAGACGGTGGCCAAGCCCGGGGTCACCGAGGAGCAGGCCATCGAGAACATCGACATCGGCGGGCCCTCGCTGATCCGGGCGGCGGCCAAGAACTACCAGGCGGTGGCGGTGCTGACCTCGCCGGAACAATACCAGCCGTTGCTGGACGAGATCAAGCAATACAAAGAAGTGTCGCTGGAGACCAGGAAAAAACTGGCCGTTTTGGCTTTCGAACTTACCGGCCGGTACGACCTGGCCATAAACAATTATTTCTCCCAACGCATCGCGGGCGGCCAGGAATTGCCTGTCGGCATCAACCTTTCCCTCGACAAAGCCATAGGGCTCAGATACGGCGAGAACCCCCACCAGAAGGCCGGGTTCTATATCCCTTCCGGAGCCCAAATTCCTTTCCAGCAGATACACGGCAAGGAGATCTCGTATAACAATATCCTGGACCTGTCGGCGGCCTGGGAGCTGATCCAGGAATTCAAAAAACCGTCCTGCGCCATCATCAAGCACACCAATCCCTGCGGCTGCGCCACCGCCGGGACCCTGGTCCAGGCCTATGTGCTGGCCAGCCAGGGCGAGCTGCCGCCCGAGCCCATCTCGCGGTTCGGCGGGATCATCAGCTTCAACCGGCCGCTGGATACCGAGACCGCCCTGCAGATCGCGGCCCCGGGAAGTTTCTACGAGGTGATCGCCGCGCCGGATTTCGACCCCGGGGTCAAGGACATCTTCGCCGGACGCAAGGGCTGGGGCCAGAATGTCCGGCTGGTCAAGATGGACAAGGACGCCGTCAGATCGGGGCGGCTGGCCAGATCGGCGGCCGGAGGATACCTTATCCAGCGGCCCGACGATATGGTGCTGGATGAGAAGATCCTGCAGCATGTCTCCGGCCCGGCCCCCACCGAAGATCTGATGACGGACCTGACCTTCGCCTACCGGGTGGTGAAGCATTTAAAATCCAATGCCATCGCCATTGCCAAGGACCAGCAGTTGATAGGGGCCGGGGCCGGGCAGATGAACCGGCTGGCCTCGGTCCGGCTGGCCCTGAGGCAGGCCGGGGACCGGGCCATAGGGTCGGTGCTGGCCTCCGACGGCTTCTTCCCGTTCCACGACAACATCGAAGAGGCGGCGGCCGGGGGGATCGCGGCCATCATCCAGCCGGGCGGCTCGGTCAAGGATGCGGAGGTCATCCAGAAGGCCCAGGAGCTGAATATCACCATGCTGCTCACCGGCCACCGGCATTTCAGGCACTAG